The DNA region GGTCTAAAGACACACCATAGTAATCTTTTGCAGACCGGACCGCCTTCCCACTGAGATTAACATAGGTTTTAGGCTTAATAAAAATGACAGGCCCTGAAGGTAAGTCTAACTTCGCCGACAACGAAAAACACTTCGGTGTATCTTTAAAACTTGAAGCTTGAAATTCTACAACTAGCTGATCAACCAAAAGAAACCCTATATTGTGACGAGTCCACGCATATCGAGACCCAGGATTTCCTATAGCCACCACAAGCCGCGCCATACTAACTATCTTCTAGAAACAGTTACAACAACTTCTTTCAAGGAAGTCACAGGACGAATACCTGCTGGAATATCAATATCCGATAACTTTCTAGTTTGTGAAAGCCCCAAGGTCTGTACATCTAGATCTAAGAAAGGAACAATATCCTTTGGCTTACATACCACACGTATTGAGCGAATCACTTGTCTTAGAGAGCCTCCTAACTTCACCCCTACACAATCAACCGCATTAATGCAGCGAATAGGAATGTTTAACTTAACGTCACGATCTTCTACGAGCTCCTCAAAATCTAAATGGATTACTTCATAAGTAGTAACCTGGTACTGTATCTCTTTTACAAGAGCCTTGATAGTACGCCCTTCATAGGATAAAGAAAAAATTGTAGAAGATAGCGCACCACTCTCTAAGTTTGACAAAAATTTCTTGAATACGTGAGCATCTACAACAACATTTCCCAAACTTTTGCCGTCAGAATAGATCACGGCTGGAATGCCCCCACGTTGACGAATTTTTTTAAGAAACGATTTTTTATTAGTCTCACGACTTGTAACTACAAGCTCCATAATGTGCTATTCTCCAATAATCTTGAGCTGACATACTCCCAAACCAAACGCTTGGGGTCCTTAAATAGATGTTTAAGAACACTAAGTTTCCGGACAAGCTGCTCTAGCTCCTTCGCGACTACGCCCCAGCCCGAAAATCAACATGTTAATCGCAAATACCTCTCGCGGCC from Chlamydia ibidis 10-1398/6 includes:
- a CDS encoding 50S ribosomal protein L25/general stress protein Ctc codes for the protein MELVVTSRETNKKSFLKKIRQRGGIPAVIYSDGKSLGNVVVDAHVFKKFLSNLESGALSSTIFSLSYEGRTIKALVKEIQYQVTTYEVIHLDFEELVEDRDVKLNIPIRCINAVDCVGVKLGGSLRQVIRSIRVVCKPKDIVPFLDLDVQTLGLSQTRKLSDIDIPAGIRPVTSLKEVVVTVSRR